A part of Neovison vison isolate M4711 chromosome 6, ASM_NN_V1, whole genome shotgun sequence genomic DNA contains:
- the NME9 gene encoding thioredoxin domain-containing protein 6 isoform X2 yields the protein MGSKKKEIALQVNISTQELWEEMLSSKGLTVVDVYQGWCGPCKPMVSLFQKMRIEGGLDLLHFALAEADCLDVLEKYRGKCEPTFLFYAGGELVAVVRGANAPLLQKTIREQLEAEKKVLAEGCERKVIRDEPLSDEDGCLSHDKDIGDDEDVASSGKTCTLAIIKPDAVVHGKTDEIIMKIHEAGFDILANEERTMTEAEMRLFYQHKAGEEAFEKLVHHMCSGPSHLLILTRPEGTEDVIAAWRTLMGPCDPDVARREQPDSIRAQFGTEMPFNAVHGSQDREDASRELALLFPTFKFSDEVLEASLCHGAEGAVGPTEARCFPEDTD from the exons ATGGGCAGCAAGAAGAAGGAAATTGCCCTGCAG GTTAACATCAGCACCCAGGAGCTTTGGGAGGAAATGCTCAGTTCCAAAGGACTAACTG TTGTCGATGTCTACCAAGGCTGGTGCGGGCCCTGCAAACCCATGGTGAGCCTCTTCCAGAAGATGAGGATCGAGGGGGGCCTGGACCTTCTGCATTTTGCATTA GCAGAAGCAGATTGTCTTGATGTCCTTGAAAAATACCGTGGGAAGTGTGAGCCGACCTTTCTGTTTTATGCA GGTGGAGAGCTGGTGGCTGTGGTTAGAGGCGCCAATGCCCCACTGCTGCAGAAAACCATCCGAGAGCAGCTGGAGGCTGAAAAGAAAGTTCTGGCCGAAGGCTGTGAGCGCAAAGTG ATTAGAGATGAGCCTCTGTCTGATGAAGATGGATGCCTCTCCCACGATAAGGACATTGGTGACGACGAGGACGTGG CTTCATCAGGGAAGACCTGCACCTTGGCCATCATTAAGCCAGATGCAGTGGTCCATGGAAAGACTGATGAGATTATTATGAAG ATCCACGAAGCTGGTTTTGACATTTTAGCAAATGAAGAGAGAACCATGACAGAAGCAGAAATGCGGCTTTTCTATCAGCACAAAGCTGGAGAG GAGGCATTTGAGAAGCTGGTTCACCACATGTGCAGTGGACCGAGCCACCTCCTGATCCTCACCAGGCCTGAGGGCACTGAGGACGTGATCGCTGCCTGGCGAACGCTCATGGGGCCCTGTGACCCTGATGTAGCAAGGAGGGAGCAGCCTGACAG TATCCGCGCTCAGTTTGGCACAGAAATGCCCTTCAACGCAGTCCACGGAAGCCAGGACAGAGAGGACGCCAGCCGAGAACTGGCATTGCTCTTCCCCACATTTAAGTTTTCAGATGAAGTTCTAGAAGCCTCTCTAT GCCATGGGGCTGAAGGAGCGGTGGGCCCCACTGAGGCACGTTGCTTCCCTGAGGACACAGACTGA
- the NME9 gene encoding thioredoxin domain-containing protein 6 isoform X3, translating to MGSKKKEIALQVNISTQELWEEMLSSKGLTVVDVYQGWCGPCKPMVSLFQKMRIEGGLDLLHFALAEADCLDVLEKYRGKCEPTFLFYAGGELVAVVRGANAPLLQKTIREQLEAEKKVLAEGCERKVIRDEPLSDEDGCLSHDKDIGDDEDVASSGKTCTLAIIKPDAVVHGKTDEIIMKEAFEKLVHHMCSGPSHLLILTRPEGTEDVIAAWRTLMGPCDPDVARREQPDSIRAQFGTEMPFNAVHGSQDREDASRELALLFPTFKFSDEVLEASLCHGAEGAVGPTEARCFPEDTD from the exons ATGGGCAGCAAGAAGAAGGAAATTGCCCTGCAG GTTAACATCAGCACCCAGGAGCTTTGGGAGGAAATGCTCAGTTCCAAAGGACTAACTG TTGTCGATGTCTACCAAGGCTGGTGCGGGCCCTGCAAACCCATGGTGAGCCTCTTCCAGAAGATGAGGATCGAGGGGGGCCTGGACCTTCTGCATTTTGCATTA GCAGAAGCAGATTGTCTTGATGTCCTTGAAAAATACCGTGGGAAGTGTGAGCCGACCTTTCTGTTTTATGCA GGTGGAGAGCTGGTGGCTGTGGTTAGAGGCGCCAATGCCCCACTGCTGCAGAAAACCATCCGAGAGCAGCTGGAGGCTGAAAAGAAAGTTCTGGCCGAAGGCTGTGAGCGCAAAGTG ATTAGAGATGAGCCTCTGTCTGATGAAGATGGATGCCTCTCCCACGATAAGGACATTGGTGACGACGAGGACGTGG CTTCATCAGGGAAGACCTGCACCTTGGCCATCATTAAGCCAGATGCAGTGGTCCATGGAAAGACTGATGAGATTATTATGAAG GAGGCATTTGAGAAGCTGGTTCACCACATGTGCAGTGGACCGAGCCACCTCCTGATCCTCACCAGGCCTGAGGGCACTGAGGACGTGATCGCTGCCTGGCGAACGCTCATGGGGCCCTGTGACCCTGATGTAGCAAGGAGGGAGCAGCCTGACAG TATCCGCGCTCAGTTTGGCACAGAAATGCCCTTCAACGCAGTCCACGGAAGCCAGGACAGAGAGGACGCCAGCCGAGAACTGGCATTGCTCTTCCCCACATTTAAGTTTTCAGATGAAGTTCTAGAAGCCTCTCTAT GCCATGGGGCTGAAGGAGCGGTGGGCCCCACTGAGGCACGTTGCTTCCCTGAGGACACAGACTGA
- the NME9 gene encoding thioredoxin domain-containing protein 6 isoform X1, producing MGSKKKEIALQVNISTQELWEEMLSSKGLTVVDVYQGWCGPCKPMVSLFQKMRIEGGLDLLHFALAEADCLDVLEKYRGKCEPTFLFYAGGELVAVVRGANAPLLQKTIREQLEAEKKVLAEGCERKVIRDEPLSDEDGCLSHDKDIGDDEDVGECRTSQQASSGKTCTLAIIKPDAVVHGKTDEIIMKIHEAGFDILANEERTMTEAEMRLFYQHKAGEEAFEKLVHHMCSGPSHLLILTRPEGTEDVIAAWRTLMGPCDPDVARREQPDSIRAQFGTEMPFNAVHGSQDREDASRELALLFPTFKFSDEVLEASLCHGAEGAVGPTEARCFPEDTD from the exons ATGGGCAGCAAGAAGAAGGAAATTGCCCTGCAG GTTAACATCAGCACCCAGGAGCTTTGGGAGGAAATGCTCAGTTCCAAAGGACTAACTG TTGTCGATGTCTACCAAGGCTGGTGCGGGCCCTGCAAACCCATGGTGAGCCTCTTCCAGAAGATGAGGATCGAGGGGGGCCTGGACCTTCTGCATTTTGCATTA GCAGAAGCAGATTGTCTTGATGTCCTTGAAAAATACCGTGGGAAGTGTGAGCCGACCTTTCTGTTTTATGCA GGTGGAGAGCTGGTGGCTGTGGTTAGAGGCGCCAATGCCCCACTGCTGCAGAAAACCATCCGAGAGCAGCTGGAGGCTGAAAAGAAAGTTCTGGCCGAAGGCTGTGAGCGCAAAGTG ATTAGAGATGAGCCTCTGTCTGATGAAGATGGATGCCTCTCCCACGATAAGGACATTGGTGACGACGAGGACGTGGGTGAGTGCAGAACCAGTCAGCAAG CTTCATCAGGGAAGACCTGCACCTTGGCCATCATTAAGCCAGATGCAGTGGTCCATGGAAAGACTGATGAGATTATTATGAAG ATCCACGAAGCTGGTTTTGACATTTTAGCAAATGAAGAGAGAACCATGACAGAAGCAGAAATGCGGCTTTTCTATCAGCACAAAGCTGGAGAG GAGGCATTTGAGAAGCTGGTTCACCACATGTGCAGTGGACCGAGCCACCTCCTGATCCTCACCAGGCCTGAGGGCACTGAGGACGTGATCGCTGCCTGGCGAACGCTCATGGGGCCCTGTGACCCTGATGTAGCAAGGAGGGAGCAGCCTGACAG TATCCGCGCTCAGTTTGGCACAGAAATGCCCTTCAACGCAGTCCACGGAAGCCAGGACAGAGAGGACGCCAGCCGAGAACTGGCATTGCTCTTCCCCACATTTAAGTTTTCAGATGAAGTTCTAGAAGCCTCTCTAT GCCATGGGGCTGAAGGAGCGGTGGGCCCCACTGAGGCACGTTGCTTCCCTGAGGACACAGACTGA